TTCATTCATGGTAAAAAGCAGTTGGCATTTCAGTGTCCTGACAAAATCTGTATCTGACGTCAGGCAGCAATTTGCAGTGGACTGAAGTGCTGCCCACAGTATGCAAGCACATCCTCCACATTAGAAGGAAAAACTGAGCAAACTTCGCAATTAGCATCAAAGATGattaaatgtgtgcgtgtgtgcgtgtgtgtgtgtgtgtgtgtgtgtgtgtgtgtgttggccagcCAATACGAGTAACTTGTTCAGTTGCAGTTCAGATTGAATGCCATTCTAAATTAAATGTGGGGGAAAATATTACATAATTGCCTAATTCCTGTTGTTCTCATCACAGAATGTGGAGCtctgtttttgttatttttttctctcgttATATTGTTAATTCTGCTCTATTGACCATTCTCTTATGGTTTCAGTCAGCAATTTGAACATGTTGCACCTAAATAAAACTATTATCTAATAATCAGCAGGTGTTAATGGAGTTGATTAATGTCAGAAATGTAGAAAAAATCTCCCAAAACAGACCATATCTGAATGATGATACCATTTTTCATatcatccaaaaaaaaaaaaacgcaatgACAAATTATGCAAGACAGAATATTCTTTTAACTAACAAGGGCTAtgatggaaaaaagaaaggaaaattaaaaatatacaCAAGGAATGAAAAAGCCAAGGCATTGATGAGGCCATGCAAACACAAGTACAGTGGAAATGGCACATAGGGGCAGACATAGACGCAGACTTAGAGGTCATAACATATCCACCTTTAAAGACAATGCTTAAGGAGACATACCTTGAAATGatggtaaacacaataaacaatAATTGAACAAATGCATAGATAAATGGAGTTTTAACCTGAAATAAACAGCTATATAAggggtttcttttcttttccagataaaCCTGATAAATATTTACACATCATTTACTGTCAAGGAAGTAATCAACATCTGTTCAAGTTATGTAACagtggtttgtatagaaaacaTAATAAATATTGAAGAGATAAGAATAGCAATCAGCCTACTAAGCTCACCTCAAGGGCATGCTGgattatgtctctctctctctctgtctaataAATCTCAATGACTTTATGGGCCTATGAAGGAGTCTCTTGCCTCGTATGGAAACTGTGGCACACTGATGTTGCCCCTTGAGGTTGATCTGACAATGTTTTGTCTGCAGGTGAAATGCTAGTCTGTAAAGATTATCTTGGCTAATCATTTACAAAACAAGAGATCTAGAGCTCgttattctttctttttttccccctccctgtTTTGGCTGGGGAAGGGCTGATGTCCtcgtgcccccctccccctggccCAGACGGCAAGTCGGACAGGCAGCGAGGGGGAGGGAGTGGTGTAGGGTGAGGTTAAGAGCGAAGCAAAGCAATGGGGGCGAACTGATGAGGCAAAAGCATGCCAGCCAGAGCCATGGAAGCAGCAGCAATAaaaacaacatgtttttttttttgtttttgtttttgtttttaaagaaaacaacataaaaaaaaaccctccagTTTCCCAAGAACCAAaaaaaagggaggagagagaatacaGGCCTCACTTTGACACTGACATCCATAGACCCTGACGCTACCTGATGGCCTTCAGCCAGAAATACAGTTTCAGCAGGAAATGAGCCACAGCCCTTGATGTCAGTTTGGCATGACACTGACATCCATCTAGTCTAATTCAATTTGCACTGATCTGAACGTGGCTAGGCTCCTTTTTGAGTGAAGGAGAGTGCGCTGTCCTTGGGTGAACAAGGGCATCTGGACAAAAGTATTCAGAGCTTGTCATCTGACACAATAACGTAATATaattaatgatgatgatgatgataatcatAACAAACATTGTTGTGTTTGCGGAATCAATTCATTAACTTAGTTGGAAATTCACCAGTGTCTACATAATAATAAAGCAGTGCTCCACATTGTATGTGTTAAAGCTGTGCTGAAGTTGTCAAAATCAATTAAATCCAATTCTGGATTCATGTATAACAAGCTTAACCTTTTCTCAATCTGAGGTCTATAGAATAGACACACATTACTTATGTGTTTATGCTTGTTGAAGTCCTATTTTGTTCTTGTCTGCAGGCTTCTGTTATCCAGGGACCAGCATCTGAATTTGTGCATGATTTACAGAAAGGAAGAGAGTttgtatttgatgtgtgtgtatatatttatgtgtgtgatagagagagagagaaagagaaagagagagaaatagaaagagagtgtgtgagtgtctataTGAGTCTGTGCAATGATGAGGAGGATAGAGTTAAGTTTCAGAGGTTTGTTGAGGACTACAATAATTGGATTGCTCATTATTTGAGGATACAACCAATTAGCCTCCTCATTGAACAGACCAGTTGCACTCTATCCGAATGCTGTCTAACAGCTGAGATTTCCCTGACGCAGAGTCAAATGGGTTACTGTTTGTATCTGTAAAACCTTGATGTTTTACATTATTAAATCCTAAGACTTTGATATTCATAACACCGCTCACTTTTCTTAAGCCTTTTTGTTCTCAATGAATTAGTATTCTGTAACATTACGGAAAGCATGATTTGCATTTTGTATTACTATGCATCTGCAGGGAGGATAAGTTTAATACAAATATTTATCTGGCTTCAGTATagctgagtttttttttctttggctAAGCTCATCTGAGAGGGCAGTGTTGGAAGTGCTtgtgaaagtgtttgtgtgggtaacgatcagtgtgagtgtgcgctCGAGTATGCCTGTGGGCATATATGTCTCTACTTGAGGCTTAAGTGTGTGCTGATGGGTttgtgggggagtgtgtgtgtgtgtgtgtgtatgtgtgtgtgtgtgtgggcgtgtgtgtgtgtgtgtgtgtgtgtgtgtgtgtgtgtgtgtgtgtgtgtgtgtgtgtgtgtgtgtgttgaatgtgtgtTTCCATGTATGAGTGTGAGCGCACTCCTTGTCCTCGTTAGTGCATGTCTTTATGTACGTGTGTAGCTGGCCTTGTGCACATGTCTGTTTGAGCACATGTAGATGAGTATGAGTACAATACGACTACATTAATGACCTGACTGTGTCTCTTTCTTGACCATtttctgagtgtgtatgtgtgtgtgtgtgtgtgtgtgtgtgtgtgtgtgtgtgtgtgtgtgtgtgtgtgtgtgtgtttcttaccATGGCAGCGGCAGCGGCGGCCTGTGCTGCCACGGCCGTCTGATTGGCCTGGTGCTGCGCGGCTTTGATCTTGGCCTGCAGGTGCGTGGGCGGGTGGAAGTACTTGCACTTCTCGCGCGAGCAGCGGCTCTTGATGTAGTCCATGCACACCGTCACCGTGTTGTCGCTCGTGTCGATCATGGGGCTGTCGCTCGGGTGCGCAAAGCGGCAGTCCGTCTCGCCCCGGGCACAGTTGCCCCGCTGGAACTCACGGCACACCTAtatgcacgcgcacgcacacacacacacgcacgcacgcacacacacacacacgcatgcacacacacgcacgcacgcatacacacgcgcacgcacacacacacacacacagacacacacacacacacacacaaatgttcaggaaaaaaacatttacagGTCATGAAAACCAAGCTGGGTTATACTTTCAAAAACACTTCATGGTGCCTTCATGGTGTTAAAGAATTATACAAACTGacagacacaaatgcacacacacagacacacacacacacacacacacacacacacacacacaaaatagacATGCATACATTAAGATATAAGCACTGGCAGGATTAAAAGCTCACAAAATTAAATATCATCTGGAGTCATAAAATATTTCAGTTCAAAATCGAGACTGACACATCAAACACAAAAATCTCAATAACTGCCTACCCTGACCCATCTGCACCCAGATGTTACCTCAAACCTTTAATCAATGTTTCCTGGCATTCCTGGAGTGCTTAAGAACAGTATGAGCTTTTGTGTCACGTGTGGCTGCCACTCACCTCAGGTGAACCACGCTCATGTTAGGACACCTCACAACAAATCTGCCCCCAGAGATTGGGCTTGTTTTGCTGTACTTTATCGCACACTGGAGCACACTGCTAGCACTAAGCTGTCAACTCTCtgttaatatatgtgtgtgtgtgtgtgtgtgtgtgtgtgtgtatgattccATTTCTAAGAAGCAGTAGTGTGTTTTCTGGTGCAAGAGAAAAatagttcaaagttcaaagtTCAAAGATGATTCAAAGATGTCTAGGGATTGGAATTGTGAAATCATTAAAGACACTGTATTTTGAAAACACAAAATTCCGAAGTGGATTAAACTTACTATGGGTACACAGTGGTAaggtaaacacatacatacacacatacacacacacacacacacacacacacacacacacacattaacacagacagacacacacatcgcaGGACACACAAAATAGACACCCCAATGAACATGCTCAGAAACACTgcactctcaacacacacacacacacacacacacacacacacacacacacacacagatggtagTCAGAGAGCAGACAGCATCAGGACACAAACAGCTCAGTAAACAGTCATGCTTGGTGTGGGAGGATCTCCATTCCTCAGTGGAACACAGCCTCTCATTATCACGCACATCGCTCAGTTGCTAAGTGACAGCACTTAGCAAAAAGGcacaaaggtacacacacacacacacacacacacacacacacacacacacacacacacacacacacacgcacacgcacaaacacacacacacacacacacacacacacacacacgctcgggGGGGTAGCAGGCTTTTGTGATTGTAATTATTTGTGAAATGTATCCTTTGTTTCATCCAGAAACAGCGATCTTGTGCTTCATTTACTGTAAAGCCTGAGCTGGCACATTAGACCCAGCCCTTACTAGAACGCTGAATTTGGCCTGTATTGGCCACACCCAGCTACTACCaccaaaaaaagaaatagagaaagaaaaaaaatagcacATTTAAGGCTCCACCAAAACATTCTACTGACTTTACAACAAGAACGTTGTAATTTTGCAAACCCATGCAGGGGTATGTTTTTAGACTTCTACGATGATTGACTATCACCACAGTTAGCTACCACTGGCAGCTGTACAGCCGTTTGTGCATGCTGGTGGTCTTCCCGCTGGCTGAGGGGCGAAATGACAGAACAGCAGGGGTGGTCAGTCACATGACCCAGCAGCCAGGACGGCTGTGATTGGTTACCTCCAGCTTGTCGGTGCGCAGCAGCTTTTGTGTGGAGGAGGAGCTCTGGACGTTGACTGGCGGGCTGCCGGGGACGATGCAAGGGGTGCTGGAGAGCATCTCCGTGGGGACCAGGCCCATGCCGTGGCTCATGGGCGTCAGGTACGGGGCGTAGCTCAAGCCGTGGTTAGAACCCAGACCCTGGTTCACTGGAAACGTAGGCTGGAAGGGGAACCAACGGTCAACGTGATCAGTGAAGCCTATTCAGTGAGGACTAACAGaagagggtaaaaaaaaaacaagataaaGAAGGGAAGCAATTCACATGGGGATAGAGGACTTGAGGGCAGGGGGAAGAATACAAAAGAGAGAAACAATGAGGAAGAATCAGATAAAGATGACAGAGACAGAGccaacagagagaagagagaaagagtccaaaTGTTTGATGATcagaaatggagaaaaagagagaaattcTACAAATAAgagtgagataaaaaaaaaaaaaaataacagtagGAGACTAAGACAGTGAGAGACTGCAGGAACGCACCACTGGCTGCATGGTCGTGCCTGGGATCATGAACTGCATCTGTTGAGCCAACATGGCTGCGGCTGTCTTCTGCTGTATCAGGTTGTTTCGCCCATTGATCTCCAGCTGAGTCTTCAGATGCGCTGGAGGATGTAGATACTTGCAGTTTTCTCTTGTACACCGGCCCTGCAAAAATAAAGCACAGGGAGATTATAGGCTTACCCCACACATTATCACATTTATCTTGAACACAAACTAAGCTAAGACAGCACAGTGCATGTCAACATTTACAGGTATGTGAACATGAGGGATTAAATTCTTgaccttgcttgttgttggcGAAAGCTCTTAGCACCGTTTACAAATGCAATGAGCTGACTTCTAAATGTGGAGAGAAAACCCCCCCAAATACCAGGGGACCACGACAACAGGGAGAGCTAGCCTGTATCTGGGACAAGAGTGTGGTGTCGGGCCAACCCCGGGGTGTCGAGACATGAGTTAGTGCCTCGAAGAAGGACACCAAAAAAGGGAGAACTGCAACACTGGcagtgcacagagagagagagagagagagagggagagagacagagagagagagagagagggagagggagagagacagagagagagagaatatgagaaggagaaagtgagaaaaatgttttatgtttgtgaGAAGTCAGAAAGAAAATGTGTCTCGCAGAGAGGGGCaaaaatgaaaaggcaaaaGTGTCTGAACAAAGACAGCGATACGAGTACTGAAGACTGCAATGCCTGCATGCTCAGTGAAGATGGCCGTGGACCATGAACAATAACTCACAGAAATCCAAACAGCGCTGAGGAGGTCATCATCTCCATGGCGATCAGATTCTGAGCCAATTACATTCACCCGAGTCGAGAGCTCATCACATCGTCATGTCTCTGTTTCACTGCGGTctagagtgtgtgcgtgtttgtctcGATATCTACCATCATCcccctagcaaaaaaaaatgcTAAAGAAACAACCGCATGACCCCAACGTTTGAAAATCTTTCAACTGTTCGTGGCCCTTTCTCTGGGCCAAACATATCACCCCTCTTAATGTTACAAACACTGAATATTTATACCAATATTTATGGGATATATccaacatttattttattcattGCAAACCTTGCCGCTCATTCTTCCAACCAGAGAAGCAAACAGTTCATATCTGGGTCTGAACTGACCTCGTCAAAAGTCAGGCTTTATTTAGAAAAAGATTTCCATTTCCTAGGGTAATATATCCAGCAGATATAATTTGGAATCTGCCCAGTCAGCATATCATGCATGATAGGCCCCAGGAGGCCCGTATGAAGGAGCATATAGAGGTCAATTGTCTTTCAGATACAGATACCGTATCAGGTATCGCTGGCTAAATAAAACACTTACCGCAGTACCGCAGTACTGATTAACGAAATTATACTTGCCAATCACGGGGTGTAGGTGAACAAGAGAAGGAGAGTCGGATTATGTTATACAAAATCCTACCTACATCACAATGATTAATAGAGGAGTACTTTTTACTAGACGTGAGAGGCTGACATGGAACTATAGAGTCATTCAGAACCCACAGGCTCAATTGTTCATGATCTAATAAAACCTGCTACAATAGAAATGCAGTTTGTGAGCAGCAATCCGTGCTATCGTAAGGGTGAGTTATCAATCCATGCTATCGCAAGGGTGAGTTATCAATCCATGCTATCGCAAGGGTGAGCTAGCGAACAGCGCTGTCTCCACAGATAATCTCCACGTCTGTGTGGAGACAGCCGGCTCTGCTCTTTACTGATGATCTTGAAACCTCCCTCTGGGCCAACGGCCAGCCCCCACGGAGGAGCACTTGGTCTAATTCTGAGGTGGGGTGTCAAAGCACCGAGGGAGATCCGCTCATCGGGTCGGTTCTCCACTAGATGAGGGGTCGAGTGCTGGGAGGGTGAGGAACTACAAGAGACACCAAAAAGGAACTCTCCAGAACCTGTTTTATACTGTTAATTAGGACAGGCTTAACTCTACAGACCTTTGAATGACAAATGAGAGGTTAACGTATCCACCTTGAACATGATGCAAATTCTTTTAGAATTCGTTGGCAGTTGGAAAAGTTATGACGTAATACAAATGCAATTTCCAGTAATGCAATAAACATAGTTGTAAAGATGATGATCTTTGTATCTGAATGACTgctgcaaaataaaacaaaaccttTGTCCCCTTACAGCATCCAAATATGCACTTTTGTGAACTTTGCAAACGTGCTTATGTCATTCAGTCCCTTGACAGTGTATTTCTTTTTATCAGCACGGGTGGTGGGTAGTACCATAAAATTAACTTTGTAGATTATATCAAACTCTAGTTTAATGTGGTTTCCTGGATGACATGTTTTGAGTGGAGCTCTAAAACAAACAAGGATGGCCATATAAATGTTGGACAGTCTTAATATGACTTTGTTTGGCAGTTTTTGACCACTGCAGAAATTAGATGTGAACACAAACTGATGGGACTTGAGGATcgaatgtcataaacacataaCATGACATCTACTCCAGTTCTCCTACATGACAGGAATAAGGCTACTAAAAGAAATAATCCAAATGCTGTGACAGATGCCTATTTGCAATGCCATTGCTATAGGATCCTTCTGTCCTCATGCAATCACAATTCTAAAGGTAGGCAGGCTATAGGTTCCTTCTTGAGTAGCTGATCTTCATCGCACTGTGGGGCCAGTAAGGGTAAGGGCGATATGCTAACTAAGGGCGAGATGCTAACTAAGAGAACAATCTAGAAGGAGAAAGACATTAAGGCAACAAGGTGAGTCAGCCATACTTCCCATTTAAGGGTAGGCGTTTCATCTGGCAAATTGTTCACAAAATGAAGAGGCAAGGTCACTGATTCATTCACTTTGGCACTGGTAACGTTAGCACAATGCCTTTTCCACATGTCCTTTCTTTTTCAGCTGTTGTGAGGAAaataagaagagagaaaagcaagGCCCCTTACCACAAAACTCTAGCAGTTGAAAACATAATTAGAGTACTGTACAAAAATGTAGAAATGTGGTCTGCGCATTAATCATGACCCCAGTATTAGGACTCATGGTaaaatcttgtttttttttttatcaacagGAATGTTGGGCTATTTTTGAGCTTTCAAACAGAATGTAAAATGACAACGTCAATAGTGACCTCACCTTGAAATGCGACTATACGTAATTTATGCACCACTCGTGTTACAGGAGAAGAACTCCTTATGAAAGCAATGCTGGCAGGAATGTTTGTGCTTATGTGCACAAACATTCAGTCGGGTTCTGCTGTTTCCATTCCCTCTTTTCCTgaactgtctttttttctctaccTCACACAAACTGTTTAGATGCATTATAACTTCAGCCAAGCTCAGAGAATAAACTGTGAAAACGGCTTTGAAGCTGATGGCCTATGACTCAGAGTTAGCTTCTGGACAAGTCTAAATCTCTCACAGACGCTCGAGCAAAAAGACTGTGAAATCTGCCTGTTTAACAAAACGAATCATGAATGTTTTCTGTCTTAAACCTACTCCAGCACTCACTCTCCTACCTTCTCTACTTCACTCTCAGTCACAAAtcggtctctctttctctctctctgcatctctctcccactttcaCTCATTCCCActctcacttttctctctcacactcatatacacacactctcacacacgtttGTCGCTTTTTTTGCATACAACACCTGTCTATATCCTGAAGCAACAAACAAaccctgtgtctctgtctctgtctcacacatagATATTACGCACATAAACAAATGAACCCAGTGTCATATGCagctcatatgcacacataaaTGAATAACTGCTTGAGGAGAAAAGCTGGTAGTGTGACCACCAGTGTGGTCACGCCGCTTCTCCGACACTGAGTCATTGTGCTCTAAAAGCCCCGGTCACACCCAGTTAGGAAAACATGACTATCCTCCTCTGCTTCTGTTGAGTATGACTGCTCGACTAAACACTGCAGTGTTACTGACATGTTCCAACCACTGTCACCCAGCCACTAAATGAGgggacaaaacaaaataacacacatgcacacacacacacacacacacacacacacacacacacacacacacacacacacacacacacacacacacacacacaaatgttgcAGAGGAAAAATGATGGATGATGAAGAGATTAGATGGCTCGCAGTAAAACACTCTTGATGAATTAGACTCAGTACGGTTGCAGAGATGTGCCTGGACAGCAAAGGTCAATCCTACACACCACCTGGTAAGCAGTGCCACCGCAGGGATGCGCCACCACACATGTCCTCCAAAGAGGGATAGACAGAAGGGATATGCGGTAGATATTAAGGCGCCTCTGCATGGCGGAGAAATGGACAGACGAAAGAGGCTTAAATGGATGAGCCCTTGAGACTGCTGACAAAGG
The Alosa sapidissima isolate fAloSap1 chromosome 23, fAloSap1.pri, whole genome shotgun sequence genome window above contains:
- the mbnl2 gene encoding muscleblind-like protein 2 isoform X1, encoding MALNIASIRDTKWLTLEVCRQFQRGTCSRSDEECKFAHPPKSCQVENGRVIACFDSLKGRCTRENCKYLHPPAHLKTQLEINGRNNLIQQKTAAAMLAQQMQFMIPGTTMQPVPTFPVNQGLGSNHGLSYAPYLTPMSHGMGLVPTEMLSSTPCIVPGSPPVNVQSSSSTQKLLRTDKLEVCREFQRGNCARGETDCRFAHPSDSPMIDTSDNTVTVCMDYIKSRCSREKCKYFHPPTHLQAKIKAAQHQANQTAVAAQAAAAAAMTQSTAKAMKRPLEATVDLAFPHSMLQPLPKRPALEKSNGASTLFNPSVLHYQQALANAQLQQPTTFFPTGSVLCMTPHSSLDHPEIGHRGTVCQEAALRSPKQSICKYYYPTPVELQQPAC
- the mbnl2 gene encoding muscleblind-like protein 2 isoform X3, which encodes MALNIASIRDTKWLTLEVCRQFQRGTCSRSDEECKFAHPPKSCQVENGRVIACFDSLKGRCTRENCKYLHPPAHLKTQLEINGRNNLIQQKTAAAMLAQQMQFMIPGTTMQPVPTFPVNQGLGSNHGLSYAPYLTPMSHGMGLVPTEMLSSTPCIVPGSPPVNVQSSSSTQKLLRTDKLEVCREFQRGNCARGETDCRFAHPSDSPMIDTSDNTVTVCMDYIKSRCSREKCKYFHPPTHLQAKIKAAQHQANQTAVAAQAAAAAAMTQSTAKAMKRPLEATVDLAFPHSMLQPLPKRPALEKSNGASTLFNPSVLHYQQALANAQLQQPTTFFPTDHPEIGHRGTVCQEAALRSPKQSICKYYYPTPVELQQPAC
- the mbnl2 gene encoding muscleblind-like protein 2 isoform X4, with the protein product MALNIASIRDTKWLTLEVCRQFQRGTCSRSDEECKFAHPPKSCQVENGRVIACFDSLKGRCTRENCKYLHPPAHLKTQLEINGRNNLIQQKTAAAMLAQQMQFMIPGTTMQPVPTFPVNQGLGSNHGLSYAPYLTPMSHGMGLVPTEMLSSTPCIVPGSPPVNVQSSSSTQKLLRTDKLEVCREFQRGNCARGETDCRFAHPSDSPMIDTSDNTVTVCMDYIKSRCSREKCKYFHPPTHLQAKIKAAQHQANQTAVAAQAAAAAAMTQSTAKAMKRPLEATVDLAFPHSMLQPLPKRPALEKSNGASTLFNPSVLHYQQALANAQLQQPTTFFPTVPMMYSATPATVSAATTPATSVPYAATAPANQIILK
- the mbnl2 gene encoding muscleblind-like protein 2 isoform X2, translating into MALNIASIRDTKWLTLEVCRQFQRGTCSRSDEECKFAHPPKSCQVENGRVIACFDSLKGRCTRENCKYLHPPAHLKTQLEINGRNNLIQQKTAAAMLAQQMQFMIPGTTMQPVPTFPVNQGLGSNHGLSYAPYLTPMSHGMGLVPTEMLSSTPCIVPGSPPVNVQSSSSTQKLLRTDKLEVCREFQRGNCARGETDCRFAHPSDSPMIDTSDNTVTVCMDYIKSRCSREKCKYFHPPTHLQAKIKAAQHQANQTAVAAQAAAAAAMTQSTAKAMKRPLEATVDLAFPHSMLQPLPKRPALEKSNGASTLFNPSVLHYQQALANAQLQQPTTFFPTGSVLCMTPHSSLVPMMYSATPATVSAATTPATSVPYAATAPANQIILK
- the mbnl2 gene encoding muscleblind-like protein 2 isoform X5, with amino-acid sequence MALNIASIRDTKWLTLEVCRQFQRGTCSRSDEECKFAHPPKSCQVENGRVIACFDSLKGRCTRENCKYLHPPAHLKTQLEINGRNNLIQQKTAAAMLAQQMQFMIPGTTMQPVPTFPVNQGLGSNHGLSYAPYLTPMSHGMGLVPTEMLSSTPCIVPGSPPVNVQSSSSTQKLLRTDKLEVCREFQRGNCARGETDCRFAHPSDSPMIDTSDNTVTVCMDYIKSRCSREKCKYFHPPTHLQAKIKAAQHQANQTAVAAQAAAAAAMAFPHSMLQPLPKRPALEKSNGASTLFNPSVLHYQQALANAQLQQPTTFFPTGSVLCMTPHSSLDHPEIGHRGTVCQEAALRSPKQSICKYYYPTPVELQQPAC
- the mbnl2 gene encoding muscleblind-like protein 2 isoform X7, which produces MALNIASIRDTKWLTLEVCRQFQRGTCSRSDEECKFAHPPKSCQVENGRVIACFDSLKGRCTRENCKYLHPPAHLKTQLEINGRNNLIQQKTAAAMLAQQMQFMIPGTTMQPVPTFPVNQGLGSNHGLSYAPYLTPMSHGMGLVPTEMLSSTPCIVPGSPPVNVQSSSSTQKLLRTDKLEVCREFQRGNCARGETDCRFAHPSDSPMIDTSDNTVTVCMDYIKSRCSREKCKYFHPPTHLQAKIKAAQHQANQTAVAAQAAAAAAMAFPHSMLQPLPKRPALEKSNGASTLFNPSVLHYQQALANAQLQQPTTFFPTVPMMYSATPATVSAATTPATSVPYAATAPANQIILK
- the mbnl2 gene encoding muscleblind-like protein 2 isoform X6 translates to MALNIASIRDTKWLTLEVCRQFQRGTCSRSDEECKFAHPPKSCQVENGRVIACFDSLKGRCTRENCKYLHPPAHLKTQLEINGRNNLIQQKTAAAMLAQQMQFMIPGTTMQPVPTFPVNQGLGSNHGLSYAPYLTPMSHGMGLVPTEMLSSTPCIVPGSPPVNVQSSSSTQKLLRTDKLEVCREFQRGNCARGETDCRFAHPSDSPMIDTSDNTVTVCMDYIKSRCSREKCKYFHPPTHLQAKIKAAQHQANQTAVAAQAAAAAAMAFPHSMLQPLPKRPALEKSNGASTLFNPSVLHYQQALANAQLQQPTTFFPTGSVLCMTPHSSLVPMMYSATPATVSAATTPATSVPYAATAPANQIILK